The following proteins are encoded in a genomic region of Carettochelys insculpta isolate YL-2023 chromosome 34, ASM3395843v1, whole genome shotgun sequence:
- the MINK1 gene encoding misshapen-like kinase 1 isoform X6 — protein MADPAPARSLDDIDLSALRDPAGIFELVEVVGNGTYGQVYKGRHVKTGQLAAIKVMDVTEDEEEEIKQEINMLKKYSHHRNIATYYGAFVKKSPPGNDDQLWLVMEFCGAGSVTDLVKNTKGNALKEDCIAYICREILRGLAHLHAHKVIHRDIKGQNVLLTENAEVKLVDFGVSAQLDRTVGRRNTFIGTPYWMAPEVIACDENPDATYDYRSDIWSLGITAIEMAEGAPPLCDMHPMRALFLIPRNPPPKLKSKKWSKKFIDFIDTCLIKAYLNRPPTEQLLKCPFIRDQPTERQVRIQLKDHIDRSRKKRGEKDETEYEYSGSEEEDNGHGEEGEPSSIMNVPGESTLRREFLRLQQENKGHSEAALKQQQLAAQHRDSEAHVQHLLHQRQRRIEEQKQERRRVEEQQRREREQRRLEDMQVLRREEERRQAEREQEYIRHKLEEEQRQLEILQQQLLQEQALLLEYKRKQLEEQRQSERLQRQLQQEHAYLRSLQHQQQQQQQQQGALGRGDKPLYHYSRSAHAADKPAWAREVEERTRLNKQSSPAAQTKLGSTVSDPALQTRSESVSLGSGPTSQTPPMQRPVEPQEGQHKSHLAHRVPLKPYAAPVPRSQSLQDQPSKNVAAFPVQDPTTPAPARAAIIRQNSDPTSETPGPADAPRGPWGRAETEAPPKVPQRTSSIATALNTSGVGGSSRQSHAVRASNPDLRRSDPGWERPSSSIDLPQAGSLERNRLGAASKRDSSPILPPVSKPKAEDHRSRPGRPASYKRAIGENLVLLKERPEEPLRPPKKAMDYSSSSEELDSSEEEEEEGEAPAGGVEPAGSRHSGDGDTDSVSTMVVHELDEPAGSGSETSSYGGHGTLLVQRTPEEERSLLHADSNGYPNLPDVVQPSHSPTEAKGQAGSPAKESTSEYQSRGLVKAPGKSSFTMFVDLGIYQSAGTGDSIPLTALVGADPSQLEQLKLEVRKGSVVNVNPTNTRPHSDTPEIRKYKKRFNSEILCAALWGVNLLVGTESGLLLLDRSGQGKVYGLISRRRFQQMDVLEGLNLLTTISGKRNKLRVYYLSWLRNKILHNDPEVEKKQGWTTVGDMEGCVHYRVVKYERIKFLVIALKSSVEVYAWAPKPYHKFMAFKSFADLPHRPLLVELTVEEGQRLKVIYGSCAGFHAIDVDSGNTYDIYIPVHIQTHITPHAIIFLPQTEGVEMLLCYEDEGVYVNTYGRIIKDVVLQWGEMPTSVAYICSNQIMGWGEKAIEIRSVETGHLDGVFMHKRAQRLKFLCERNDKVFFASVRSGGSSQVYFMTLNRNCIMNW, from the exons GACCCCGCTGGCATATTCGAactggtggaggtggtggggaacGGGACGTATGGCCAGGTCTACAAG ggCCGCCACGTCAAGACGGGGCAGCTGGCAGCCATCAAGGTGATGGACGTCACGGAG GACGAGGAGGAAGAGATTAAGCAGGAGATCAACATGCTGAAGAAATACTCCCACCACCGAAACATCGCCACCTACTACGGGGCCTTCGTGAAGAAGAGCCCCCCCGGGAACGACGACCAGCTCTGG ctggtGATGGAGttctgcggggctggctccgtcACAGACCTGGTCAAGAACACCAAGGGCAACGCACTCAAGGAGGACTGTATCGCCTACATCTGCCGGGAGATCCTGCGG GGCCTGGCGCACCTGCACGCCCACAAGGTGATCCACCGGGACATCAAGGGGCAGAACGTGCTGCTGACGGAGAACGCGGAGGTGAAGCTGG tgGACTTTGGGGTGAGCGCCCAGCTGGACCGGACAGTGGGGCGCAGGAACACCTTCATCGGCACCCCCTACTGGATGGCCCCGGAGGTGATCGCCTGTGACGAGAACCCTGACGCCACCTACGACTACAGG AGCGACATCTGGTCCCTGGGAATCACTGCGATTGAGATGGCCGAGGGTGCACCAC CGCTGTGCGACATGCACCCCATGCGAGCGCTCTTCCTCATCCCCCGCAACCCACCGCCCAAGCTCAAATCCAAGAAATG GTCGAAGAAGTTCATCGACTTCATCGACACCTGCCTGATCAAGGCGTACCTCAACCGCCCGCCCACCGAGCAGCTGCTGAAATGCCCCTTCATCCGCGACCAGCCCACCGAGCGCCAGGTGCGCATCCAGCTCAAGGACCACATCGACCGCTCCCGCAAGAAGAGAGGGGAGAAGG ATGAGACGGAGTACGAGTACAGCGGCAGCGAGGAGGAGGACAATggccatggggaggaaggggagcccAG ctccatcaTGAACGTTCCGGGGGAGTCGACGCTGCGGCGGGAGTTCCTGCGCCTGCAGCAGGAGAACAAGGGCCACTCGGAGGCGGCactcaagcagcagcagctggcggcCCAGCACCGCGACTCCGAGGCCCACgtccagcacctgctgcaccagcGCCAGCGCCGCATCGAGGAGCAGAAGCAGGAGCGGCGCCGCGTGGAGGAG cagcagcggcGGGAGCGGGAGCAGCGGCGGCTGGAGGACATGCAGGTGCTGCGGCGGGAGGAGGAACGCCGGCAGGCTGAGCGTGAGCAG GAGTATATCAGGCACAAGTtagaggaggagcagaggcagctAGAAATCCTgcaacagcagctcctgcaggaacaGGCTCTGCTTCTG GAGTACAAGCggaagcagctggaggagcagcggcaGTCGGAGCGACTCcagcggcagctgcagcaggagcacgcCTACCTGCGctccctgcagcaccagcagcagcagcagcagcagcagcaaggggcgCTGGGCCGCGGCGACAAGCCCCTGTACCACTACAGCCGCAGCGCCCACGCTGCCGACAAGCCCGCCTGGGCCCGGGAG GTGGAGGAGCGCACGCGGCTGAACAAGCAGAGCTCTCCAGCTGCGCAGACCAAGCTGGGCAGCACCGTGTCAGACCCAGCCCTGCAGACGCGCTCGGAGTCGGTGTCCCTGGGCTCTGGCCCCACAAGCCAGACGCCCCCCATGCAGCGCCCCGTCGAGCCGCAGGAGGGGCAGCACaag AGCCACCTGGCCCACCGCGTGCCGCTGAAGCCCTACGCCGCGCCGGTGCCGCGCTCCCAGTCCCTGCAGGACCAGCCCAGCAAGAACGTGGCGGCCTTCCCCGTGCAGGACCCCACCACGCCCGCGCCAGCCCGTGCCGCCATCATCCGCCAGAACTCGGACCCCACCTCGGAGACGCCGGGCCCTGCCGACGCTCCCCGGGGGCCCTGGGGCCGCGCCGAGACCGAGGCTCCCCCCAAG gtGCCGCAGCGAACCTCGTCCATCGCCACGGCGCTCAACACCAGCGGGGTTGGCGGCAGCAGTCGGCAGAGCCACGCCGTGAGAGCCAG CAACCCAGACCTGCGGCGCAGCGACCCTGGCTGGGAGCGACCCTCGAGCAGCATCgacctgccccaggctggctccctGGAACGCAACCGTCTTGGGG CCGCCTCAAAGAGGGACAgctcccccatcctgcccccggTGAGCAAGCCCAAGGCAGAGGATCACCGCTCGCGCCCCGGCCGGCCTGCG AGCTATAAACGCGCCATCGGCgag aactTGGTGCTGCTGAAGGAGCGGCCAGAGGAGCCCCTGCGGCCCCCCAAGAAGGCGATGGACTACTCCTCCTCCAGTGAGGAGCTGGACAgcagcgaggaggaggaggaggagggcgagGCCCCAGCCGGGGGCGTGgagccagctggcagcag gcacaGTGGGGACGGCGACACGGACAGCGTGAGCACCATGGTGGTGCACGAGCTGGACGAGCCGGCGGGGAGCGGATCGGAGACCAGCTCCTACGGCGGCCATGGCACCTTGCTGGTGCAGCGG ACCCCCGAGGAGGAGCGCAGCCTGCTGCATGCCGACAGCAACGGCTACCCCAACCTGCCAGACGTGGTGCAGCCCAGCCACTCGCCCACCGAGGCCAAGGGCCAGGCCGGCTCCCCCGCCaaggagagcaccagtgag TATCAGTCGCGGGGGCTGGTGAAGGCCCCTGGTAAAAGCTCCTTCACCATGTTTGTGGACCTGGGCATCTACCAGAGCGCCGGCACCGGGGACAGCATCCCTCTCACCG CGCTGGTGGGGGCCgaccccagccagctggagcagctgaagcTGGAGGTGCGCAAGGGCTCGGTGGTTAACGTGAACCCCACCAACACGCGGCCCCACAGCGACACCCCCGAGATCCGCAAGTACAAGAAGCGCTTCAACTCGGAGATCCTCTGCGCAGCCCTGTGGG gCGTGAACCTGCTGGTGGGCACGGAGagcgggctgctgctgctggaccgCAGTGGGCAGGGAAAGGTGTACGGGCTGATCAGCCGCCGGCGCTTCCAGCAGATGGACGTGCTGGAGGGACTCAACTTGCTCACCACCATCTCGG GCAAGCGCAACAAGCTGCGGGTCTACTACCTGTCCTGGCTGCGCAACAAGATCCTTCACAACGACCCCGAGGTGGAGAAGAAACAGGGCTGGACCACCGTGGGGGACATGGAGGGCTGTGTCCACTACCGCGTGG TGAAGTACGAGCGCATCAAGTTCCTGGTCATCGCCCTCAAGAGCTCGGTGGAGGTGTACGCCTGGGCCCCCAAGCCCTACCACAAGTTCATGGCCTTCAAG TCCTTCGCTGACCTGCCGCATCGCCCCCTGCTGGTGGAGCTgacggtggaggaggggcagcggCTGAAGGTGATCTATGGGTCCTGTGCCGGGTTTCACGCCATCGACGTCGACTCTGGGAACACCTATGACATCTACATCCCTGTGCAC ATCCAGACTCACATCACACCCCACGCCATCATCTTCCTGCCCCAGACGGAGGGGGTGGAGATGCTGCTCTGCTACGAGGACGAGGGCGTCTATGTCAACACCTACGGCCGCATCATCAAGGACGTGGTGCTGCAGTGGGGCGAGATGCCCACCTCCGTGG CTTACATCTGCTCCAACCAGATCATGGGCTGGGGTGAGAAGGCCATTGAGATCCGCTCAGTGGAGACGGGCCATCTGGATGGCGTCTTCATGCACAAGCGGGCACAGCGCCTCAAGTTCCTCTGCGAGCGCAATGACAAG GTTTTCTTTGCCTCCGTGCGctcagggggcagcagccaggttTACTTCATGACACTAAACAGAAACTGCATCATGAACTGGTAA
- the MINK1 gene encoding misshapen-like kinase 1 isoform X7: MADPAPARSLDDIDLSALRDPAGIFELVEVVGNGTYGQVYKGRHVKTGQLAAIKVMDVTEDEEEEIKQEINMLKKYSHHRNIATYYGAFVKKSPPGNDDQLWLVMEFCGAGSVTDLVKNTKGNALKEDCIAYICREILRGLAHLHAHKVIHRDIKGQNVLLTENAEVKLVDFGVSAQLDRTVGRRNTFIGTPYWMAPEVIACDENPDATYDYRSDIWSLGITAIEMAEGAPPLCDMHPMRALFLIPRNPPPKLKSKKWSKKFIDFIDTCLIKAYLNRPPTEQLLKCPFIRDQPTERQVRIQLKDHIDRSRKKRGEKDETEYEYSGSEEEDNGHGEEGEPSSIMNVPGESTLRREFLRLQQENKGHSEAALKQQQLAAQHRDSEAHVQHLLHQRQRRIEEQKQERRRVEEQQRREREQRRLEDMQVLRREEERRQAEREQEYIRHKLEEEQRQLEILQQQLLQEQALLLEYKRKQLEEQRQSERLQRQLQQEHAYLRSLQHQQQQQQQQQGALGRGDKPLYHYSRSAHAADKPAWAREVEERTRLNKQSSPAAQTKLGSTVSDPALQTRSESVSLGSGPTSQTPPMQRPVEPQEGQHKSHLAHRVPLKPYAAPVPRSQSLQDQPSKNVAAFPVQDPTTPAPARAAIIRQNSDPTSETPGPADAPRGPWGRAETEAPPKVPQRTSSIATALNTSGVGGSSRQSHAVRASNPDLRRSDPGWERPSSSIDLPQAGSLERNRLGAASKRDSSPILPPVSKPKAEDHRSRPGRPANLVLLKERPEEPLRPPKKAMDYSSSSEELDSSEEEEEEGEAPAGGVEPAGSRHSGDGDTDSVSTMVVHELDEPAGSGSETSSYGGHGTLLVQRTPEEERSLLHADSNGYPNLPDVVQPSHSPTEAKGQAGSPAKESTSEYQSRGLVKAPGKSSFTMFVDLGIYQSAGTGDSIPLTALVGADPSQLEQLKLEVRKGSVVNVNPTNTRPHSDTPEIRKYKKRFNSEILCAALWGVNLLVGTESGLLLLDRSGQGKVYGLISRRRFQQMDVLEGLNLLTTISGKRNKLRVYYLSWLRNKILHNDPEVEKKQGWTTVGDMEGCVHYRVVKYERIKFLVIALKSSVEVYAWAPKPYHKFMAFKSFADLPHRPLLVELTVEEGQRLKVIYGSCAGFHAIDVDSGNTYDIYIPVHIQTHITPHAIIFLPQTEGVEMLLCYEDEGVYVNTYGRIIKDVVLQWGEMPTSVAYICSNQIMGWGEKAIEIRSVETGHLDGVFMHKRAQRLKFLCERNDKVFFASVRSGGSSQVYFMTLNRNCIMNW; encoded by the exons GACCCCGCTGGCATATTCGAactggtggaggtggtggggaacGGGACGTATGGCCAGGTCTACAAG ggCCGCCACGTCAAGACGGGGCAGCTGGCAGCCATCAAGGTGATGGACGTCACGGAG GACGAGGAGGAAGAGATTAAGCAGGAGATCAACATGCTGAAGAAATACTCCCACCACCGAAACATCGCCACCTACTACGGGGCCTTCGTGAAGAAGAGCCCCCCCGGGAACGACGACCAGCTCTGG ctggtGATGGAGttctgcggggctggctccgtcACAGACCTGGTCAAGAACACCAAGGGCAACGCACTCAAGGAGGACTGTATCGCCTACATCTGCCGGGAGATCCTGCGG GGCCTGGCGCACCTGCACGCCCACAAGGTGATCCACCGGGACATCAAGGGGCAGAACGTGCTGCTGACGGAGAACGCGGAGGTGAAGCTGG tgGACTTTGGGGTGAGCGCCCAGCTGGACCGGACAGTGGGGCGCAGGAACACCTTCATCGGCACCCCCTACTGGATGGCCCCGGAGGTGATCGCCTGTGACGAGAACCCTGACGCCACCTACGACTACAGG AGCGACATCTGGTCCCTGGGAATCACTGCGATTGAGATGGCCGAGGGTGCACCAC CGCTGTGCGACATGCACCCCATGCGAGCGCTCTTCCTCATCCCCCGCAACCCACCGCCCAAGCTCAAATCCAAGAAATG GTCGAAGAAGTTCATCGACTTCATCGACACCTGCCTGATCAAGGCGTACCTCAACCGCCCGCCCACCGAGCAGCTGCTGAAATGCCCCTTCATCCGCGACCAGCCCACCGAGCGCCAGGTGCGCATCCAGCTCAAGGACCACATCGACCGCTCCCGCAAGAAGAGAGGGGAGAAGG ATGAGACGGAGTACGAGTACAGCGGCAGCGAGGAGGAGGACAATggccatggggaggaaggggagcccAG ctccatcaTGAACGTTCCGGGGGAGTCGACGCTGCGGCGGGAGTTCCTGCGCCTGCAGCAGGAGAACAAGGGCCACTCGGAGGCGGCactcaagcagcagcagctggcggcCCAGCACCGCGACTCCGAGGCCCACgtccagcacctgctgcaccagcGCCAGCGCCGCATCGAGGAGCAGAAGCAGGAGCGGCGCCGCGTGGAGGAG cagcagcggcGGGAGCGGGAGCAGCGGCGGCTGGAGGACATGCAGGTGCTGCGGCGGGAGGAGGAACGCCGGCAGGCTGAGCGTGAGCAG GAGTATATCAGGCACAAGTtagaggaggagcagaggcagctAGAAATCCTgcaacagcagctcctgcaggaacaGGCTCTGCTTCTG GAGTACAAGCggaagcagctggaggagcagcggcaGTCGGAGCGACTCcagcggcagctgcagcaggagcacgcCTACCTGCGctccctgcagcaccagcagcagcagcagcagcagcagcaaggggcgCTGGGCCGCGGCGACAAGCCCCTGTACCACTACAGCCGCAGCGCCCACGCTGCCGACAAGCCCGCCTGGGCCCGGGAG GTGGAGGAGCGCACGCGGCTGAACAAGCAGAGCTCTCCAGCTGCGCAGACCAAGCTGGGCAGCACCGTGTCAGACCCAGCCCTGCAGACGCGCTCGGAGTCGGTGTCCCTGGGCTCTGGCCCCACAAGCCAGACGCCCCCCATGCAGCGCCCCGTCGAGCCGCAGGAGGGGCAGCACaag AGCCACCTGGCCCACCGCGTGCCGCTGAAGCCCTACGCCGCGCCGGTGCCGCGCTCCCAGTCCCTGCAGGACCAGCCCAGCAAGAACGTGGCGGCCTTCCCCGTGCAGGACCCCACCACGCCCGCGCCAGCCCGTGCCGCCATCATCCGCCAGAACTCGGACCCCACCTCGGAGACGCCGGGCCCTGCCGACGCTCCCCGGGGGCCCTGGGGCCGCGCCGAGACCGAGGCTCCCCCCAAG gtGCCGCAGCGAACCTCGTCCATCGCCACGGCGCTCAACACCAGCGGGGTTGGCGGCAGCAGTCGGCAGAGCCACGCCGTGAGAGCCAG CAACCCAGACCTGCGGCGCAGCGACCCTGGCTGGGAGCGACCCTCGAGCAGCATCgacctgccccaggctggctccctGGAACGCAACCGTCTTGGGG CCGCCTCAAAGAGGGACAgctcccccatcctgcccccggTGAGCAAGCCCAAGGCAGAGGATCACCGCTCGCGCCCCGGCCGGCCTGCG aactTGGTGCTGCTGAAGGAGCGGCCAGAGGAGCCCCTGCGGCCCCCCAAGAAGGCGATGGACTACTCCTCCTCCAGTGAGGAGCTGGACAgcagcgaggaggaggaggaggagggcgagGCCCCAGCCGGGGGCGTGgagccagctggcagcag gcacaGTGGGGACGGCGACACGGACAGCGTGAGCACCATGGTGGTGCACGAGCTGGACGAGCCGGCGGGGAGCGGATCGGAGACCAGCTCCTACGGCGGCCATGGCACCTTGCTGGTGCAGCGG ACCCCCGAGGAGGAGCGCAGCCTGCTGCATGCCGACAGCAACGGCTACCCCAACCTGCCAGACGTGGTGCAGCCCAGCCACTCGCCCACCGAGGCCAAGGGCCAGGCCGGCTCCCCCGCCaaggagagcaccagtgag TATCAGTCGCGGGGGCTGGTGAAGGCCCCTGGTAAAAGCTCCTTCACCATGTTTGTGGACCTGGGCATCTACCAGAGCGCCGGCACCGGGGACAGCATCCCTCTCACCG CGCTGGTGGGGGCCgaccccagccagctggagcagctgaagcTGGAGGTGCGCAAGGGCTCGGTGGTTAACGTGAACCCCACCAACACGCGGCCCCACAGCGACACCCCCGAGATCCGCAAGTACAAGAAGCGCTTCAACTCGGAGATCCTCTGCGCAGCCCTGTGGG gCGTGAACCTGCTGGTGGGCACGGAGagcgggctgctgctgctggaccgCAGTGGGCAGGGAAAGGTGTACGGGCTGATCAGCCGCCGGCGCTTCCAGCAGATGGACGTGCTGGAGGGACTCAACTTGCTCACCACCATCTCGG GCAAGCGCAACAAGCTGCGGGTCTACTACCTGTCCTGGCTGCGCAACAAGATCCTTCACAACGACCCCGAGGTGGAGAAGAAACAGGGCTGGACCACCGTGGGGGACATGGAGGGCTGTGTCCACTACCGCGTGG TGAAGTACGAGCGCATCAAGTTCCTGGTCATCGCCCTCAAGAGCTCGGTGGAGGTGTACGCCTGGGCCCCCAAGCCCTACCACAAGTTCATGGCCTTCAAG TCCTTCGCTGACCTGCCGCATCGCCCCCTGCTGGTGGAGCTgacggtggaggaggggcagcggCTGAAGGTGATCTATGGGTCCTGTGCCGGGTTTCACGCCATCGACGTCGACTCTGGGAACACCTATGACATCTACATCCCTGTGCAC ATCCAGACTCACATCACACCCCACGCCATCATCTTCCTGCCCCAGACGGAGGGGGTGGAGATGCTGCTCTGCTACGAGGACGAGGGCGTCTATGTCAACACCTACGGCCGCATCATCAAGGACGTGGTGCTGCAGTGGGGCGAGATGCCCACCTCCGTGG CTTACATCTGCTCCAACCAGATCATGGGCTGGGGTGAGAAGGCCATTGAGATCCGCTCAGTGGAGACGGGCCATCTGGATGGCGTCTTCATGCACAAGCGGGCACAGCGCCTCAAGTTCCTCTGCGAGCGCAATGACAAG GTTTTCTTTGCCTCCGTGCGctcagggggcagcagccaggttTACTTCATGACACTAAACAGAAACTGCATCATGAACTGGTAA